One window from the genome of Candidatus Bathyanammoxibius amoris encodes:
- a CDS encoding 4Fe-4S binding protein: protein MAYNINESCIGCTVCAKKCPVDAITGEKKGLHVVDPIVCIDCGVCGSYCPVDCIYDESNQQTFKLKNGRPVAVVEPERCSGCENCVYVCPFNCLEMVEDTLAGSHYRISNNARPKDCVSCRMCEMVCGDKRAIQVRWPDGTHCTSLSETGAGSQQPQEADLV, encoded by the coding sequence GTGGCATATAACATTAACGAGAGTTGCATAGGCTGTACGGTATGTGCCAAGAAATGTCCTGTTGATGCGATCACCGGAGAGAAGAAGGGGTTGCACGTCGTAGACCCGATTGTCTGCATTGACTGTGGCGTGTGCGGCAGTTATTGTCCCGTGGATTGCATCTATGATGAGAGCAACCAGCAGACCTTCAAGTTAAAGAACGGCAGACCGGTTGCGGTGGTGGAACCTGAAAGATGTAGCGGATGCGAGAACTGTGTGTATGTCTGTCCCTTTAACTGCCTCGAGATGGTTGAGGACACGCTGGCCGGCAGCCATTACAGGATATCGAATAACGCCCGTCCGAAGGACTGTGTGTCCTGCAGGATGTGCGAGATGGTCTGCGGCGACAAGAGGGCCATCCAGGTCCGCTGGCCGGACGGTACACACTGCACCAGCCTCTCGGAGACCGGGGCTGGCTCACAGCAGCCGCAAGAGGCCGATTTAGTATAA